In Takifugu flavidus isolate HTHZ2018 chromosome 5, ASM371156v2, whole genome shotgun sequence, the following proteins share a genomic window:
- the zgc:113436 gene encoding gypsy retrotransposon integrase-like protein 1, whose product MLNVESLQVAEEEVVESSSNKLCDIYAFVAKGCFPQTMNSLRKKNLKRYAQKFIIDEGKLYYVGAKKEEKREVVIEAERKRQIFLDCHFNDIGHHLGQKKTVHRIQRKYYWLGIIRDVVDWIKVCETCQHAERNKNLARTVRPLKVEAPWDIVGIDFIGPFPESQQGNTSATVLIDYYSKWPEAFPVQRTDALSVARCVSKCVYRFGAPKTIVCAQNVDFCEEVTRLLRDKWNMLQKVSPLEQPQLNPLHDCTGPLMKEAVVQMVAEKQADWDDFLDPILFLFRTTVNPTTKFSPYSLMLNRKANLPNETSSNLLSYDDQDMFSTKEQASTYMSVIEKQQDSLKQLVLANMNAAYKQEKKKNSKRKTHNITPLSFKITDPLFYAEDSPCPKKLKDNLFLSFPDETVLSTAQSDASEIKTELSYHLDKPDVH is encoded by the exons ATGTTGAACGTGGAATCTCTGCAAGTGGCCGAGGAGGAGGTGGTTGAATCGAGCTCCAACAAACTCTGTGATATTTACGCTTTTGTTGCTAAAGGTTGTTTTCCTCAAACGATGAATTCTTTAAGGAAGAAAAATCTCAAAAGATACGCACAGAAATTCATAATTGATG AGGGCAAACTTTACTATGTGGGAgccaagaaggaggagaagagggaggttGTGATAGAGGCTGAGAGAAAGAGGCAAATCTTTCTCGACTGCCACTTCAATGACATCGGTCATCACTTGGGACAGAAGAAGACTGTCCACAGGATCCAGAGGAAATACTACTGGCTGGGGATCATCCGGGATGTGGTGGATTGG ATCAAAGTGTGTGAGACCTGTCAGCATGCAGAGAGGAATAAAAACCTGGCCAGGACTGTTCGGCCTTTAAAAGTGGAAGCACCTTGGGACATAGTTGGGATTGACTTTATAg GGCCGTTTCCTGAGAGCCAGCAGGGCAACACTAGCGCTACGGTTCTTATCGATTACTACAGTAAATGGCCTGAAGCTTTTCCAGTACAGAGGACAGATGCTCTCTCAGTTGCCAGATGTGTTTCCAAATGTGTTTACAG GTTTGGTGCTCCCAAAACAATAGTTTGTGCCCAGAATGTGGACTTCTGTGAGGAG GTAACGAGGCTGCTACGTGACAAGTGGAACATGCTTCAAAAggtttctcctctggaacaACCTCAACTCAACCCTCTGCACGACTGTACCGGACCGTTGATGAAGGAAGCTGTGGTACAGATGGTGGCAGAGAAACAGGCCGACTGGGATGACTTTCTGGACCCCATCCTCTTTCTGTTCAGGACAACCGTCAACCCCACGACCAAGTTCAGCCCGTATTCACTCATGTTAAACAGAAAAGCTAATTTACCAAATGAG ACATCCTCGAATCTGCTGAGTTATGATGACCAGGATATGTTTTCCACGAAGGAGCAGGCGTCCACCTATATGTCCGTCATTGAGAAGCAGCAGGACTCTCTGAAGCAGCTG GTGTTAGCCAACATGAATGCAGCCTataaacaagagaagaagaagaactcaaAACGAAAGACTCACAACATCACCCCATTGAGCTTTAAAATCACAGATCCTCTGTTTTATGCAGAAGACTCACCCTGCCCCAAAAAACTTAAAGACaatttatttttgtcctttCCTGATGAGACTGTGTTGAGCACTGCACAAAGTGATGCCAGCGAAATAAAGACTGAGTTATCGTATCACCTAGACAAGCCTGACGTTCActga
- the ogfod2 gene encoding 2-oxoglutarate and iron-dependent oxygenase domain-containing protein 2 isoform X1, with translation MSDEKVEITQFYLCSCFNTDNIYLEDYNLHVRFVTEQQFRLDYQELLRKLGCVTEHQFEDVLNKISQEVSRRLRLSGMSAERAAAIKEVYQPLHPHVYNLKESFLAPKFKQIVQYCQRKDTTKEGLLALLEEAAAVRVYRFPVFEKSFCDELLEELEHFEQSSAPKGRPNTMNHYGVLLNELGFDEDFITPLREHYLHPVTSVLYPDCGGGSLDSHKAFVVKYDMNEDLDLSYHYDNAEVTLNVSIGKNFTDGNLYFGAIKEVPLSEAECSEVEHRVTEGLLHRGQHMHGALPISSGQRWNLIIWMRASQVRNKLCPMCNKKPVLMEGEGFADGFTKTCDATSDASCVLT, from the exons ATGTCAGACGAAAAAGTTGAAATAACGCAGTTTTATCTGTGCAGCTGTTTCAATACCGATAATATTTATCTGGAGGACTACAACCTTCATGTCCGTTTTGTGACGGAGCAGCAGTTCAGGCTGGACTATCAAGAA CTGTTGAGGAAGCTCGGCTGTGTGACAGAACATCAGTTTGAAGATGTGCTCAACAAG ATTTCCCAGGAGGTGAGCAGGCGGCTGCGTCTCAGTGGGATGTCTGCTGAGAGAGCTGCAGCGATTAAAGAGGTGTACCAGCCTCTCCATCCTCATGTCTACAACCTGAAG GAGTCATTCCTCGCTCCCAAATTCAAGCAGATTGTCCAGTACTGTCAAAGGAAGGACACCACTAAAGAGGGTCTCTTGGCCTTACTGGAAGAAGCAGCAG CAGTAAGAGTCTATCGCTTCCCGGTGTTTGAGAAGAGCTTCTGCgacgagctgctggaggagctggagcactTTGAGCAGTCCTCTGCCCCTAAAGGAAGACCCAACACCATGAATCATTATGGG GTCCTCCTGAATGAACTGGGCTTTGACGAGGACTTCATCACACCTCTTCGTGAACATTATCTGCACCCCGTGACCTCAGTGCTTTACCCAGACTGTGGCGGTGGCAGTCTTGATAGCCACAAGGCCTTTGTTGTCAAATATGACATGAATGAAGATCTGGACTTGAGCTACCACTATGACAATGCTGAGGtcactctcaatgtctccaTTGGGAAGAATTTCACAGATGGAAACCTTTATTTTGGAGCTATAAAAGAG GTACCTTTAAGTGAGGCTGAGTGCTCAGAGGTTGAACATAGGGTGACTGAGGGCCTCCTTCATCGGGGCCAACACATGCATGGAGCCCTTCCCATCTCCTCCGGGCAGCGCTGGAACCTCATCATCTGGATGAGAGCCTCTCAAGTGCGGAACAAACTGTGTCCCATGTGCAACAAAAAGCCAGTGCTGATGGAAGGAGAGGGCTTTGCAGATGGGTTCACAAAGACCTGTGATGCCACCAGTGACGCGTCCTGTGTGCTCACCTGA
- the ogfod2 gene encoding 2-oxoglutarate and iron-dependent oxygenase domain-containing protein 2 isoform X2: MSDEKVEITQFYLCSCFNTDNIYLEDYNLHVRFVTEQQFRLDYQELLRKLGCVTEHQFEDVLNKISQEVSRRLRLSGMSAERAAAIKEVYQPLHPHVYNLKESFLAPKFKQIVQYCQRKDTTKEGLLALLEEAAVRVYRFPVFEKSFCDELLEELEHFEQSSAPKGRPNTMNHYGVLLNELGFDEDFITPLREHYLHPVTSVLYPDCGGGSLDSHKAFVVKYDMNEDLDLSYHYDNAEVTLNVSIGKNFTDGNLYFGAIKEVPLSEAECSEVEHRVTEGLLHRGQHMHGALPISSGQRWNLIIWMRASQVRNKLCPMCNKKPVLMEGEGFADGFTKTCDATSDASCVLT, translated from the exons ATGTCAGACGAAAAAGTTGAAATAACGCAGTTTTATCTGTGCAGCTGTTTCAATACCGATAATATTTATCTGGAGGACTACAACCTTCATGTCCGTTTTGTGACGGAGCAGCAGTTCAGGCTGGACTATCAAGAA CTGTTGAGGAAGCTCGGCTGTGTGACAGAACATCAGTTTGAAGATGTGCTCAACAAG ATTTCCCAGGAGGTGAGCAGGCGGCTGCGTCTCAGTGGGATGTCTGCTGAGAGAGCTGCAGCGATTAAAGAGGTGTACCAGCCTCTCCATCCTCATGTCTACAACCTGAAG GAGTCATTCCTCGCTCCCAAATTCAAGCAGATTGTCCAGTACTGTCAAAGGAAGGACACCACTAAAGAGGGTCTCTTGGCCTTACTGGAAGAAGCAGCAG TAAGAGTCTATCGCTTCCCGGTGTTTGAGAAGAGCTTCTGCgacgagctgctggaggagctggagcactTTGAGCAGTCCTCTGCCCCTAAAGGAAGACCCAACACCATGAATCATTATGGG GTCCTCCTGAATGAACTGGGCTTTGACGAGGACTTCATCACACCTCTTCGTGAACATTATCTGCACCCCGTGACCTCAGTGCTTTACCCAGACTGTGGCGGTGGCAGTCTTGATAGCCACAAGGCCTTTGTTGTCAAATATGACATGAATGAAGATCTGGACTTGAGCTACCACTATGACAATGCTGAGGtcactctcaatgtctccaTTGGGAAGAATTTCACAGATGGAAACCTTTATTTTGGAGCTATAAAAGAG GTACCTTTAAGTGAGGCTGAGTGCTCAGAGGTTGAACATAGGGTGACTGAGGGCCTCCTTCATCGGGGCCAACACATGCATGGAGCCCTTCCCATCTCCTCCGGGCAGCGCTGGAACCTCATCATCTGGATGAGAGCCTCTCAAGTGCGGAACAAACTGTGTCCCATGTGCAACAAAAAGCCAGTGCTGATGGAAGGAGAGGGCTTTGCAGATGGGTTCACAAAGACCTGTGATGCCACCAGTGACGCGTCCTGTGTGCTCACCTGA